A stretch of DNA from Spirosoma endbachense:
GTATGGGCCAATAAATCGGCATAGTGAACTTGCTTAACTTTCGGACCGATTTCTATGACCTAAACAAGTGAATGCGCATACTTTTCGTCCTAATTTCGATCTGCCCGAACACAGCGGTTGTTTGAAAGCGTTGATCGATTTTTCGGTCATAATCCCACACATAAGAGAGCGAATGCCCAAGTGATGGATTTTACGGCCCTGCTCCAGCGTACCGGCCCGTTTCGTAGCACAACGGCAAAACTACCTTAACTAGATAAAAATCTCTTCTTCTCACTTTGAGGAGCGTTTGGTGATACTTTAGATAGTTCGGCTTGTGCTCAACTGTGAGAACCTTGACTTAATACAAACGTCCTTAGCCTGGCCGCCGTTGGCCTACTGCTCGGCTCGAGGAGAGATAAGTATTTTTGGGCGACTCAGGGAGCCGTTATCGGTACTTAGTCTTCAAGGCCGCAGTTCGAATAAACAAGTCTGGGTAATCCACTACCAACCCGTATTCGTCAACCTGGATGGTGGCTTCAAAATCATTTGGCACATTTTCATACTGATAGTGGCTGGCCGACAACCGATTATATCGTTGGCAAACCGGTTTAATTTGTCTTGCCAGCAAATCGCAATAAATAACCCTAATTTCTTGTACCTGGTTTTGCGTCAACCCAAGTCGGCGGATGGGCAAGGTATTGGTCAGGGGCGTTAAGGGGATATCCACATCGATGCACCCGGC
This window harbors:
- a CDS encoding putative glycolipid-binding domain-containing protein; the encoded protein is MQLNLLWTGREYHSLENCLLETNQTGVEVTAKIIGHYETKIYQVEYRIQTNRRWQTLLLDISSRHSNQTQHIRLVGDGNGNWELNGQPANEFAGCIDVDIPLTPLTNTLPIRRLGLTQNQVQEIRVIYCDLLARQIKPVCQRYNRLSASHYQYENVPNDFEATIQVDEYGLVVDYPDLFIRTAALKTKYR